Part of the Helicobacter bilis genome is shown below.
TCATTCTAGCAGAGTAGTGTATGAACTGCTCTGACAATACGCCATTATTCCTTTTATCTGTTATGGCTACTTGAGCTTTACATACTACCTTTTTTGCTTGTTCTTCAACCTTTTCTGTCATAAATGTTGAGTATTTATATGTCATATTGTCATCATCTTTACGCACTATTTGCATGGAATCTAGCTGGTCCTGTATGATTGTAGTTAAAACATCTTGCACTGCTTTATCATCGCAACTTGGCACAGCACTACCGCAACCACTAAACACACCAAAAAGCATCGCACTTGCGACACATGAAACAAACATCTTTCTCATCAATAAGCCTTTCTTAAAAAATAAACATTTTAAATATCACTAAGATTTCAAAATGCGTGGGAAATTATATATATATATATATAAGATAAAGCTTAAAAAGTAAAGATTAAGATCAAAATTCCAATAATCTCTCATTTGAATAGTTGAATGATTATGTTATTTTACAATGCATTGAAATGCAATCAACTCAGAATCTACACAAATACATTTCTATACTCCACCATATACGCAAGTGATTACGGGTGTAGCTGCCTGTTAATTCGTGTAGATATAGGATTAAATCGCAAAATAATAAGATTCTAGAATCTTTTCTGTCAAACTTATTTACCATAACACTATTTTTTATGTTACAATAACGCTTCCATTTTACATAATGGATCTTTAGCTCAGTTGGTTAGAGCGCTCGGCTCATAACCGAGTGGTCGTAGGTTCAAGTCCTACAAGATCCACCACTCCTTTTCTTCCTTGTATTTAGAAATCCAGTGATATTCCATGCACTCTTAGGTATTTTTTTATTAAATGATCAAAACAATGAAATAATATGTCTTACACACAGAAGTAAGTAGATAAGGCTGGGTTTTGTTTTTTAATATGAGTGTGCAAGCAGACAAAAAACTTTTTACAAATTGTGCTGACGATAACAAAATACTATGTTTTTCATTATTGAACATTTTCTTGCATTGTAGTCATTGTAGTCATAGTAACCAATAGAATCTTAAAATTTGCTACAATCAACTATCTAGCTATTTTTGTAATCTTTTCGAAATCTCTGTTGCAATGGTATAAGCATCATTCATAGCTAGGGCAATAGAGCCGCCATTTTTGAAGAGAATATCACCGACTACAAAGAGATTAGCAATATTGCTTTCTTTGACTTCATTGCATTGTGCTACGCCATTAGAATCTAGCTCTATACCGCATTTCTTTAGAAAATCCACAGGCACAACGCCACCAATAGCATACACAATCCTATCAAAAATACCCGTGCTATTATCACTAAAGGTTACCTCTAGCTTAGAATCCTTATCGCTAACTGCAATAATATCAATGCCAAACTTTGATATTAAGCCATTTTGCAAACTCTTTTCAAGCTCTCTTGCATTCTCATCATTAATGCGATTAAATTCCTTACGGCGATAGTTTAGCGTTGTTTTTGTCATCGCATTTAGGGCAATGGCGTATTCAACCGCCGAGTTACCACCGCCAACGACTAAGATCTCTTCACCTGCCACACAATCATTGACATTGAAGTTAATCTTTTTACGCAAACTTGTAGGCAGTGGATAGCTCGGCTTATTTGGCTTACCCATTTTTCCGATACCAATAATCACATGCTTTGCGTGAAATTCCACATTATTTGTAGTCCTTACGATAAATATAGAATCTTTTTTGCTGACATTATCGACTTCGTGTTGCAGTTTTATCTCAACGCTATTTTCATCTAAAAGTTTTGAAAAAAGATCTAGTGTGCTTTCCTTATTACCATCGCTAAAGGGTATATGCCCAGCAAGTGTTACCACCTGCCCCTTATAATCCTTATCAACCCGCTTTCCATCTTTGTAATACTCGCGTATCATCGCAGAAATATTATCTGTTTTCTCAAGCAACACAATATTTTCAATACCCATCTTTTTACACTCAATCGCACTTGCGATACCACCGGGTCCAGCCCCAACTATTACAACATCATAAATTTTCATGTTTTTTATCCTTTTTATCTTGTTTTGCCATGTTATTTAGGTCGCTAACATTATCAAAAAGCACACCACGCATCATTTTTTCTTTATCATCAAACTGCCCACTTCTTAGCCCCCATAAAAAAGCAATTAAGCCTAAAAATCCCATACATAGTGATACGCCAAGCATCAGCATGACAACCCAACTACTCATAGAATCTCCCTTTTGTAAAACAATGTGAAGCACGATTATAACGAACATTTTTTAAGAAAATTATAATCATTATGTTTTTATATACCAAATGGTAACTATATGCAATAAAATATGTTTCTTTTAAACTCACTTGTAAAATTATAGAATCTCAATAACACTAGATTCTGACCTAAAGATATGACTACGCAAGTCCTTTATATTTTTATTATCATAAATTTTTGATACACGCTTCTAAACCACTTTTACATAAAATCCTGCACAATAAGCCCAATATTTACACCCAGAATCTCTTTTTGCAGTAAATCTCCATATAATGCTTTTGCTCCATTGACTAAATCAGGGCTACTTACACCATGTGCGATAGAAATTCTTGCTTCAAGAAAGGCGGTTAATTTATCGCAAAATTTTAGCAATTCTCCGCATACAGGCATGTATTTATCGTGATTAAATTGAATCAATAGCTGATTTATATCACTAGCAAATACCACTTTATTATGTTCTTTATAGCGATTTGCAAACTCATCTTCAGTCCAATAGATAAGGTCATTGCGGATAAAATGCGGGAGTTTGCTTAGAATCTTTGCCTCCATTTCTTCTTTTTCAATACCTTTAATAAAAGAGTCAAGCCCTTTTACAGACCGCTTTATCGGCGAGATAATATCCCTTGTCAAAACTTCAGGCAAATCATGGAAAAGCCCACCAAAAAAGTGATTTATCTGCATTTTCTCACATACATTAAGATTCACACTCAAAAGATACGCACAGATTGCCACCATTAGCATGTGTCCTAAGACTGAAGTCTGCGGGATACGCGGTGTTTGACTCCATCTCTTTTGGAATCTAAGCTCTGCAAACATGCCAACAAGCTCTTTTATATCTTGATAGAGATAGAGATTTTTCATACCGACTAAATCATAAAAGCCCTCTGTTTGGGAATCTATAATTGCCTTAATATTCTCAATATCATAGAGTTTTGGATTAAAATGATAGATAATATCAAACTCCCATTTAGACGCATAAAAATGCGCTGCTTGTAAAATCTTTGTCTCTAAATCATCATTTTTTTCAGCAAGATAACTCTGCATTGAGTGAAAAAAGTCAAAACCCTGCAATTCATTTGCAAGGCTTTGTGCTACAAATGCTGCTAACTCTTTGCCATGCGCACTCTTTAGCTTATGAAATACAGGTGGTTTAATATCTGTTAGCACAATGCGTTCAAAAAACTCAAATAAAAATTGTCGTATTAGCTTTGTGTAATTAATACTTCTGCCTTCATTTTCTTCATACTTTGCAAAGATATAGGCAAGGATTACCTTATGTGCTTGTTTATCTAGCTCTACAAAGTCAAGCGGCACGGCTTTATCATTCCACCTTCTAATAGATGCACTTGTAAAAATTCTCTCTAAAAGCTTTTTATTTAAATGTGAAGTCTGCTGCATAAAAATCCTTTATAGAAAATCCCTTAATTTCTGCTTATTAAAATCCGGATAATCCATAATTGATAATGGAATCTGTGCGGCAAACTTTGTCTCTGTATTAAATATAATAGGAAAAAGATAGTTGATTTCTGAAGATTCTAAAGGGCTATTTAAATCAAGCGGACAATACACAAGCAACTTGCTTTTTTTTGTGATATGTAAAATAAGCGTTAAATACTCTGGTATCATAAAGGAATAATCGCGTAATTTATAAGGATTCACAAGGGCTAATACCATAGGCTCACTCTCTTTTGCTTTCTCTTGTGTTATCTCTCTATCTTGTTTTATCTGCATGGGTGCGATGAGGTTTTTTAGGCTATCTAAATTTGAGTTTAGAGCTAGTTTATCTTCTAGTAAGCAATTTTTTTGCTCTTGCAAGGCAGCTGCATTAAAGAAGTCGTCATTATGCTGTGTTGTATTATTATGCTTTGCTTTTAAATGCTTTGATAGGATTTGTGTGTTTTGCTTTTGTGTATGTAAAATAGCGTCATTAATATCTTTTTGTGTGGTTTGCACATTTGCTTTTTGATTGTATTTTTTTATGGCTTCATCATCTGCATAGTTCATTGATAAGCTTTTTTTGCTTAAAAGATTCAATCCTTTCACATGAGAAGCAAATAGCCCTTGATTTTGCTCACCGCTTGTATTAGTCTGTGGATAAAGCATTTTTGCAAACACAGAATCTATTTTCTCTAAGATGACTTCATGATTATCTTGGCAAATCACTCTGTGTGCGTTATTGATATTTGATTTTAAAAGATATTTATTTTTCATATAAGTTCCATATATGCGTTTTATCAACATGTAGTAAAGCAAAATGTGTGCCTTATTTTGTGATATGGATTCTATGTGCTAGGGCAACTCGCTTTCAACTTCAATATTTTGTAAAGATTCTATAAATTCGCAATTTATGTATATAATTCCTAGATTATTAGTAAGGGACTTTGATTAATTCTAATTATTTTAAGGATAATGTATGGGTGCGTTGGTTAGCTTTTTTGAGACAAGTGGGGTTATTACTCTGCTTGTTATTTTTTGGCTATCGCTTTATGTGATTGCTACATTATGGATTTTTATCTATAAATGGTTTGTGATACGCGGTATTCAAGATAGGGAGACTTATTCGCTTGATTTATTATTATCAAAGGATATAAGTATTCCGCAAAGTGCGGTATTTGCACGCTCAAAAGGGCATAGGCTTTTATCAAAAGAGATGTTACAAGTTTGGAAAAGTCAGATTCTAAAAAATGCGAGTGGTGGGCTTACATTCTTAAGCATTGTTAGCTCTACTGCACCATTTATCGGCTTGTTTGGCACAGTTACAGAAATCCTTGATGCGTTTGCACATTTAGGCTCACAAGGACAAGCGACTTTTGAGGTGATTGCCCCTATTATTTCAAAGGCGCTTGTGGCGACTGCATGGGGCATTTTATGTGCTATTCCTGCGTATTCTTTCTATCTCATATTGAAACGCAAGATTGCTGTGCTTGGCGTATGTTTGCAAGCACAAATTGATGTAGCCCTTGCTGCTACCGCCGATACAGACAACAACGGCTTTGATAGGACCAAAGAGGCTTTCACGCAAGAAAAAACTAATAATATTGTATGGGGCGGAAAAGTCAATGGATGATTTAGATCTTGAAGAAAAACCAGAGTTAAACATTACCCCGCTTGTTGATATTATGCTTGTTTTACTTGCAATCCTTATGGTAACAACACCAGCGATAGTGTATCGAGAGGATATACAGCTACCAGATGGCTCAAAAAGCAAACGCGCTGAAATAAATCCTATACTCTCTGTGCGTATCGATAAGGATAGGCAAATCCATGTGGATAAAGATGTGTTTGCCTATGAGAGTTTTAAAGAGAACTTTTCACTGCGTGCAAATAGATATGATAAATCGCAATCAGTCTATATTTATGCAGATAAGAATCTATACTATGGCGAAGTTTTGCCTATATTTGCTGTGCTAAAACAAGCAGGATTTACTAAAGTATCGTTAGGAACGCAATGAAAGAAGATGTCGTTATGCACAAGAATAGCCCATCTTTGCATGTAGCAAGTGGGTTTGCAGCCTTTTTGATTTATGCGCTTATGCTGATTTTACTTATTGGCGGCTTTAGATTCTATAAAGAGCAGGTGCGATATGGTGAAGAAGAGGCGGTAATGGCAGAGATTCTAGCAAATGAAAGTATTGAATTAGCCGATATTGCACCACAAGAAGATTCTGCCCTGCAAGAGTTGCAACAAGCAATGACACACGAAAATACTCCACAAGAACAAATAGAAGAAAAAATGACAGAATCCACTGCAAAACAAGAAGCAGAAACACCAAAAGAAATAACGCCACCAAAACAAACATTAGCAGAAAAAACACCAGAAAAATTAGTAGAAAAGCCAAAGGAAGTGCAAGAGAAACCAAAAGAAGTGAATCTTGCTGATGTGTTTGCAAATGTGTCATCAAAGACTTCACAAGATATACGCAAGGAAGAAGAAGCAAAGCGTCAAAAAGAGTTAGATGAGGCAAGGAAGCAAAGAGATGAAGCGCAAAAAGCAAAACAAGCACAACTCACACAAAATGCACTCGCCCTAGAGCAAAGCACAAAAGCCCTGCAGCAAGCCACACAGAATCTTAAAACAAATATTAAACAAGCGATGACAACAAAAATCATGCTAGAAAAGCCCAAATTTTCTGGTAACGCTGAAGATAAAAAGAAATATGATAAATGGTATGCACAAATTGAGCAAATTTTAATGAGTGAATGGCAAAAAAGCGGAAGCTTTCACCAAGCAGCCACAAGCGCGAAAGTTCGCATTAGAATCGATGCAGGAGGCAAGCTTACCTATCTTTATATGGTGTCTCAATCGCCCTATGGCGACTATAATAGCTCTGTGATTGCTTTTTTACGCAAAATGGAAACACGACTTTTTCCACCTCCACCAGCAGAAGGCGTTGATTTATCTATGGAGCTAGAGAATACTTTGAGACATTGATTTTAGAGTATTGTAAAAAAGGTTTAACACAACATTATTTAGCCGCATTAGTCTTAGATTGCATAGCTTCTCAAAATCCATTTTAATTTAATGCAAAAGATTGTTATTTTATGTGTATAGGCTTAGAATAATGCTATATGGCATATAATCAAATAAGGTTATTAGATAAAACTGCTTAATAAGATTCTAATGCTTTTAGCTAAAAATAAGGGAACAAAAATGGGTAAGTGAGATAAAATAAACTCTATCAATGCAAACTATCTTACATCAATACTCACAATACCAAATATGACTTTACAGAAAAACCCACTGCTTTGCAGAATCTATGCAAGGCGGTATAAACCATATAGAATAGATTCTAAAAAACTATATCGTTAGGGATTGAATCTTTGGTGTGGGATTTTATAGCTATACCTTTAATGTAAATTTCCACTCAAACACAATCTAATCATATTTATTGCAACAGCTTTTTTGCCATATCTGATATTCTTTTACCAGTAGCGACTGCATTAAGGCTCTTTGCTGCACCCATGACTTTGCCTAAATCCTTAGAATCTTTTGCACCAACCTTTTCTATAATCTCTTTTATAGCATTTTCTAGCTCATTATCATCAAGCTGTTTTGGTAGATATTGCAGAATAAGTGCGATTTCATAACTCTCTTTATCCGCTAAATCCTGCCTACCTGCATTCAAATAACTCTCTTTTGCATCCTCTCTTTGCTTCAGTGCAGTCTTTAGAATCCCTATGCAGTCCTCATCACTTAGCACAATCCTTTTATCGATTTCTACTTGTTTAAGTGCTGAATGCAGTGTCCTTAACGCATCTCGTTTTGTGCTATCACCGCTTTTCATTGCCTCTTTAATGTCTGCCATTATAGAATCTTTAATACTCATGTAAATCCTTTTTGGGAATGTAAATTGCTTTGAATTATACAATATTTTACTAAAGGATGAGTATGAGAAAAGCGAGTATAAGAAAAATAGGCTTAGCATTATTACTTCCAGCATTGCTTTGTGCGTATGAGCCAGAAATTGATATGAATGCCCCAGATTATGTAAATGATATGCCATCAAAAGACTTTGTGCCGGAGTTTCAAAGACCGGGTTCTTTGTTTGGACAGGGAGAGAGACCGCTATTTGCAGATAGAAGGGCTATGCGTGTCGATGATTTAATCACGATTAAGATTAAGGAAAATATCACAAACGACTTCAAGATTGACAAAAAATATAGTGGAAGTAGTGGAGGGAATGTTACCCCAGCCCAGATGACTTATAATGGGCAGGACGCACAGCAGCAGGCAAACACAGCTTATCTTAACGATCAAGTCAATTATACGCTCACAAAGCCAAACAATGCGACTAACTTTCAAGGTGGTGGGACATATTCGCAGTCACAGAATCTTGCCCTAACGATTACGGCTAGAATCTTAAAGGTTATGGAAAATGGCAACTACTTTATCTATGGTAAGCAAGAAATGCTTGTAAATGGTGAAAAGCAGATTATCCAAATCAGCGGTGTTGTCCGCCCTTATGATATACAGCAAAATAACACGATTGAAAGTCAATATATCGCTGATAGTAAAATCTCTATTGTAAGCGTTGGCAAAATCTCTGAAACTCTTACTAAAAAGCCAACTACAGATGCAATAGAATCAAACTGGCCTTATTAATCCTTTATAAATCTCTCCTGCTAGAAAGTAGGGGTTTGTCATTGTGGCTTGATGTTGTGTAAGTTTAAAATAGTTGTTGTTGCATATAAAATATATAACCCCTTAGGATTAAAACAAGAGATGATATGGAATTATAAGGAAATGGGGACTTATACGCATTTGTTTTTATAAGTTACAAAGCATAACATATTAACAAGACTTTTATGTTTTAGTGTATTTTTTTGCGTGATAGGGAGAGAGTTTTTTTCTAAAATTCATGCCCGTAATATTTTATTTATGGGTTTTTCATATATTAAATATACTTGAAAAAGATGAAGAAATTGGCATACTTAGAGATCGCATCTCATTTTGCATGGAGTAATAAACTTTTCGGACGCACAAAAAGAGATTATTGCTTAGAAATGCAGGTTGATGATGTTGCTTGCAATGAAAGTAAATTTAATCTCAAAAAACACCTTAGCAAAACTTCAGGATAAATCTCATAAAAGATTGTTTGGCTGGAAGCATGGCATTGACAGATAGTATCGCAACTTTAGAAGCATTACATAAGGCTGAAAAAGAAGTGCTAGAGATGATGATTGTGGAGTCTAGTTTAAGCAATAGCTTGGGCATGGTGTATGTAGGTTGGACAAAGACTATATGTTGATCCTTACCGATCAGGGCAAACCTAATCAATCTTCAATACCGCAAGGAATGCCTCTTGTGGGATTTCGACTTTACCGATTGCTTTAAGGCGTTTTTTGCCTTCTTTTTGCTTTTCTAGAAGTTTTCTTTTTCGTGTAATGTCCCCGCCATAGCATTTTGCGGTTACATTTTTACCCATAGATTTCACGGTTTCTCTTGCGATTACTTTATTGCCAATACTTGCTTGAATAGCCACTTCAAAAAGCTGTCTTGGCACAATCTCTTTCATCGCAGATACAAGCGCCTTGCCTCTCTCATAACTCTTGCTTTTATCCACGATAACACTTAAAGCATCAACAACTTCCCCTGCCACACGCACATCAAGCTTTATGAGATTACCCTCTCTATACTCAATCGGCTCATAATCAAAACTCGCATAGCCTTTAGTCTGTGATTTCAGCTTATCATAAAAATCCATAATGATTTCATTGCTCGGCAGGGCATAGGTCAGCATAACGCGATTTTCATTCAAATACTCCATATTCTCTTGCACACCTCGCTTGTTATTCAGCAGTACGATGATATTACCTAAAAACTCACTTGGCGTAATGATAGTAGCTCTTACAAATGGCTCTTTTATACAAGCAATCCTTTGTTCTGGTGGCAACTCGCTTGGATTTTGCACCATAACCATGCTGCCATCTGTTAAATGCACTTCATATACAACGGTTGGTGCTGATGCGATTAAATCAAGTCCAAACTCTCGCTCTAATCGCTCTTTGACAACCTCCATGTGTAAAAGCCCTAAAAACCCAACGCGAAATCCAAAGCCAAGCGCTACACTGCTTTCTGGCTCAAACTGCAAGGCAGAATCATTAAGCTTTAGTTTATTCAAAGCATCGCGTAAATCCTCAAACTTATCTGTATCAATAGGATAGATACCTGCAAATACAAAGGGCTTTGCTGGCATAAAGCCCTCTATTGCTTCACTCGTTGGATTCTCAAGCAAAGTAATCGTATCGCCAACCGCCATTTCTGTAACGCTTTTCAACCCAAGATTTAATATCCCAATCTCGCCACTCTTTAGAATCTCGCTATTTTGCTTATGAAGCGGATGTGGATAGGCTAGTCCTAAAACTTGATACGCATTATTAGAACTCATAGTTTTTACCATATCACCCTTTTTTATCTGCCCTTCCATGATTCTAATAAGCCCCAATGCACCTAAATAGTTATCAAACCATGAATCATACACAAGGGCTTTAAGCGGTTTAGAATCATCAATGTGTGGCGGCGGAATAAGCGTAACAATGCTTTCTAATAAAGATTCTATGCCCTGCCCAGTCTTTGCACTCACAAGCACCGCATTAGAGCAATCAAGTCCTAAAATACTCTCAATCTCTGCGATAACTCGCTCGGGCTGTGCGGCTGGTAAGTCAATCTTATTTATCACAGGGATAATCTCAAGGTTATTCTCAAGGGCGATATACACATTTGCGATAGTTTGGGCTTGTATGCCTTGACTTGCATCAACGACAAGCAGCACACCCTCACATGACTTCAATGAACGCGACACTTCATAGCTAAAATCCACATGTCCGGGCGTATCAATGAGATTTAGAATATAGGTTTGCCCCCCTTGCTGATATAAAAGTCTCGCACTTTGGGCTTTGATAGTAATGCCCCTTTCTTTTTCAATATCCATGGTATCCATCATTTGTGTGCTTACTTCACGCTTAGATACACTGCCACATGCTTGCAGTAAGCAATCAGCAATGGTGCTTTTACCATGGTCGATATGGGCTATGATAGAGAAATTTCGAATATTACTTTGCATGTTATACCTTATAGAATCTAAAATGCGACAACGGAGTGCCATAAATATTATGTCTTATTGTAAATGGCTAAAAGGCTAGATTCTATCAAAAATATACATGATTGTCAAAATATCTTTTATTAAGGTTTCATCGTAACGAATATTTTTGCATAAGGGGTAATGGTGATTTTGAAAATGCTTTTCATTGCTTTGTCGTATGCACAAGCTACGACAAACCCTAAAACACCCATTACAATAGAATGTAATAGGCTAGTAGGTTGTGTTAAATGGTGTTTGGTGGAGCATTACAAGCTTTTTTGTAAAGCCTGTAATTTTGCCTGATAAGCCTTTCTTGCTTCTAGGGCTTCTTCCATGCTAACTTTTTGGAATCTTACCTTATGGTTTGGTGGTAGTTGCCCCATTCTATCTAAATCACAGCTAATAACCGTGCAATACATAGCAAAGCCCCCGCCACTTGGTGCATCTCTTAAAAGCACAATAGGTTCATTTCCACCCGGTGCTTGCATAGAGCCGACTGGATAACATGCGTCTGTAATATTGCTAGGATCGCTTCCTGCGCCAAATGGTTGCGGTAAGTCTTTGTATTTAAATTTACGACCATTTTTAAAACGATAACCAGTCCTATCAGCTTCGCTTGATACAACAAAGGTGTCTTCAAAAAGTCCTTTTACAGAATCCTCTGTGAGTTTATAGTCTTGTAAGCCCATGATTACGCGTAATGTCTCAATAGATTCTAACTTAATCTTATATTCATCTTGCAATGCCTTGCCAACTTGTGGTTTCTCTGTGAAATCTCCGATAGGTAAAATATCTCCTGCTTCAAGCTTTCTACCCTTATATCCGCCAATGCCACCAAGCGGATAAGTAGAGCGAGATCCCATCACAACGGGCACATCAATGCCACCTTTCACGCAGATATAGCTTCTAGCACCACCTCGCAAAAAGTCAAAACTTAGTGTCCCACCTTTTGGAATCTCAACGACACTATGACTAGCCTTTTTCTCACCATTTACAATAGGAGTCATTTCTGCTCCAGTAATAGCGACAAAGCCACCTTCTTCAAACTCTAAAACGGGTCCCATTAAAGCCACTTCAAGTGCAGCAGCATTTATATCATTGCCTAAAAGCAAGTTTCCAGCCTTAAAGGACATTTGGTCTAATGCCCCGCCGGGCGGAATGCCTAAATGATAGTATCCATAGCGTCCGCTATCTTCTACAAAGGTTGCAAGTCCGGGATTTATTACTTTAATCTTAGCCATTGAATACCTCCAAAAGTTTTTTATTGTAATTATTTGGGTCTTTTTGCCACTCTTGTAGTGAGAATTTTACATTCGCACTTTTTAGTGTAAATGTGCCATCTTCTACTTCTTTTACCGCTTTATTATAAGTTGCTTCATCAATAGGCTTAAACTTGATAATATCCCCTGGTTTTAAAAATACCATAGAATCTTTAAAGTATTCAAGCTTTTGAGCTGGATCCCATACAGGTGCAGGGGTTATTCCCATCATTTGATAGCCACCACCACCACGCACAGCATAGATACAGCCAAAGCAGCCACCATGTCCAATGGTAAGCTTTGGAGTGTCAATCCGTGCTTTTAGATACTTTGGCACTTCTATTTGCTTTTGTCTCTCTACAAGCTGATATAGCCATGGAAGCCCTGCTACAAAGCCTATCATGCTTACAAACCATGGATTTTCTGAATGTGCTTTAATATAAGATTCTACGCTATCATAGCCATTTATCTTACTTGCGTATTCTATGTCCGTGGTGTTTGGATCAAATTTAGAATCTTCTGCTCTCACTTGATGATTATCCCTAAATCGCATTAAGGTTTCATGTGTATAAGGGTCTTGGTAAAATACAGGAAATTCAATCAACCTTGTCATAATCTCTGCATTCGTGCTTTGCACTTCTTTTTCTAACTCTTTACATATATCAAGCACTTTATTATAATGCAAAATATCAGGGTCAAATGCAACCATGTAAGACGCATTTGCCGGGCAAATCTCTGTAATGCCCTTGATATTTCTCTCGCGTAATTTATCACAAATCGCCATCGCTTGAAAGAAAGCCTCAAGGCTCATGCCCTCTTCGCTTACCTCCACATACAAAAATGTATCGCCACCAAATGTATATCTAAACATGCTATGCTCCTTTATTATTATGTGTTGCCATCCAAGATTCTAAGAAATTGATATGATAGTTACCACTTGCAACATCTTCATCTTTAAATAAGTCGTTAAATAAAGGCAGGGTTGTTTTAATACCCTCAATCCTTACTTGTCTTAATGCCCTATTCATACGAGAAATAGCCATCGCTCTATTCTCATCATAGATAATGAGTTTTGCTACTAAAGAATCATAAAAAGGTGGAATTACTCTGCCATTAAAAAGCATACTATCTACGCGGATTCCAGAGCCGGTGGGATAAAAGACTTCGCTAATTTTTC
Proteins encoded:
- a CDS encoding NAD(P)-binding domain-containing protein, whose amino-acid sequence is MKIYDVVIVGAGPGGIASAIECKKMGIENIVLLEKTDNISAMIREYYKDGKRVDKDYKGQVVTLAGHIPFSDGNKESTLDLFSKLLDENSVEIKLQHEVDNVSKKDSIFIVRTTNNVEFHAKHVIIGIGKMGKPNKPSYPLPTSLRKKINFNVNDCVAGEEILVVGGGNSAVEYAIALNAMTKTTLNYRRKEFNRINDENARELEKSLQNGLISKFGIDIIAVSDKDSKLEVTFSDNSTGIFDRIVYAIGGVVPVDFLKKCGIELDSNGVAQCNEVKESNIANLFVVGDILFKNGGSIALAMNDAYTIATEISKRLQK
- the ccoS gene encoding cbb3-type cytochrome oxidase assembly protein CcoS, which codes for MSSWVVMLMLGVSLCMGFLGLIAFLWGLRSGQFDDKEKMMRGVLFDNVSDLNNMAKQDKKDKKHENL
- a CDS encoding HD domain-containing protein, producing MQQTSHLNKKLLERIFTSASIRRWNDKAVPLDFVELDKQAHKVILAYIFAKYEENEGRSINYTKLIRQFLFEFFERIVLTDIKPPVFHKLKSAHGKELAAFVAQSLANELQGFDFFHSMQSYLAEKNDDLETKILQAAHFYASKWEFDIIYHFNPKLYDIENIKAIIDSQTEGFYDLVGMKNLYLYQDIKELVGMFAELRFQKRWSQTPRIPQTSVLGHMLMVAICAYLLSVNLNVCEKMQINHFFGGLFHDLPEVLTRDIISPIKRSVKGLDSFIKGIEKEEMEAKILSKLPHFIRNDLIYWTEDEFANRYKEHNKVVFASDINQLLIQFNHDKYMPVCGELLKFCDKLTAFLEARISIAHGVSSPDLVNGAKALYGDLLQKEILGVNIGLIVQDFM
- the fliW gene encoding flagellar assembly protein FliW, with the translated sequence MKNKYLLKSNINNAHRVICQDNHEVILEKIDSVFAKMLYPQTNTSGEQNQGLFASHVKGLNLLSKKSLSMNYADDEAIKKYNQKANVQTTQKDINDAILHTQKQNTQILSKHLKAKHNNTTQHNDDFFNAAALQEQKNCLLEDKLALNSNLDSLKNLIAPMQIKQDREITQEKAKESEPMVLALVNPYKLRDYSFMIPEYLTLILHITKKSKLLVYCPLDLNSPLESSEINYLFPIIFNTETKFAAQIPLSIMDYPDFNKQKLRDFL
- a CDS encoding MotA/TolQ/ExbB proton channel family protein, yielding MGALVSFFETSGVITLLVIFWLSLYVIATLWIFIYKWFVIRGIQDRETYSLDLLLSKDISIPQSAVFARSKGHRLLSKEMLQVWKSQILKNASGGLTFLSIVSSTAPFIGLFGTVTEILDAFAHLGSQGQATFEVIAPIISKALVATAWGILCAIPAYSFYLILKRKIAVLGVCLQAQIDVALAATADTDNNGFDRTKEAFTQEKTNNIVWGGKVNG
- a CDS encoding biopolymer transporter ExbD, with translation MDDLDLEEKPELNITPLVDIMLVLLAILMVTTPAIVYREDIQLPDGSKSKRAEINPILSVRIDKDRQIHVDKDVFAYESFKENFSLRANRYDKSQSVYIYADKNLYYGEVLPIFAVLKQAGFTKVSLGTQ
- a CDS encoding TonB C-terminal domain-containing protein; translated protein: MKEDVVMHKNSPSLHVASGFAAFLIYALMLILLIGGFRFYKEQVRYGEEEAVMAEILANESIELADIAPQEDSALQELQQAMTHENTPQEQIEEKMTESTAKQEAETPKEITPPKQTLAEKTPEKLVEKPKEVQEKPKEVNLADVFANVSSKTSQDIRKEEEAKRQKELDEARKQRDEAQKAKQAQLTQNALALEQSTKALQQATQNLKTNIKQAMTTKIMLEKPKFSGNAEDKKKYDKWYAQIEQILMSEWQKSGSFHQAATSAKVRIRIDAGGKLTYLYMVSQSPYGDYNSSVIAFLRKMETRLFPPPPAEGVDLSMELENTLRH
- a CDS encoding GatB/YqeY domain-containing protein, with the protein product MSIKDSIMADIKEAMKSGDSTKRDALRTLHSALKQVEIDKRIVLSDEDCIGILKTALKQREDAKESYLNAGRQDLADKESYEIALILQYLPKQLDDNELENAIKEIIEKVGAKDSKDLGKVMGAAKSLNAVATGKRISDMAKKLLQ
- the flgH gene encoding flagellar basal body L-ring protein FlgH, which produces MRKASIRKIGLALLLPALLCAYEPEIDMNAPDYVNDMPSKDFVPEFQRPGSLFGQGERPLFADRRAMRVDDLITIKIKENITNDFKIDKKYSGSSGGNVTPAQMTYNGQDAQQQANTAYLNDQVNYTLTKPNNATNFQGGGTYSQSQNLALTITARILKVMENGNYFIYGKQEMLVNGEKQIIQISGVVRPYDIQQNNTIESQYIADSKISIVSVGKISETLTKKPTTDAIESNWPY